A window from Centropristis striata isolate RG_2023a ecotype Rhode Island chromosome 4, C.striata_1.0, whole genome shotgun sequence encodes these proteins:
- the LOC131970220 gene encoding uncharacterized protein LOC131970220 encodes MRDLGFSWMAISRMLSVNIRTLYNHRTQLGLVDYGSFTDIANVDLDRLIAEILRQTPGSGETYVTGSLRGRGIRVQRWRVRERLRTIDPVGRALRGRRAIQRRVYNVSAPNQVWHIDTNHKLNPWGFVYHGAVDGYSRCITFLRCCTDNRASTALHLFQGAVDVFGLPHHVRGDAGSENIDVARFMIENRGANRGSFMVGRSVHNQRIERLWAEVNRVVSGYYKDLFLFMENFGLLDSIDPLHITALHHVYHPRINRSVDEFVSQWNNHSLRTMESRSPLQLWTIGMLQLPQHQRLLNRVPVQPPYAHQWNVELRPINPFTDDGNHGIELFVRACELLER; translated from the exons ATGCGGGACTTAGGATTTAGTTGGATGGCCATATCTCGGATGCTGTCTGTAAACATCCGAACACTGTACAACCACAGGACACAACTCGGTCTGGTGGACTATGGGAGTTTCACTGACATTGCAAATGTCGATCTGGATCGACTCATTGCTGAGATTCTCAGACAAACCCCCGGTTCCGGAGAGACCTATGTCACTGGTAGTTTGAGAGGACGAGGAATCAGAGTTCAGCGTTGGCGGGTACGGGAACGTTTAAGAACAATAGATCCAGTGGGGCGAGCCTTAAGAGGACGAAGGGCAATTCAACGGAGGGTCTACAATGTCTCTGCCCCAAATCAAGTATG GCATATTGACACAAACCACAAATTAAATCCATGGGGATTTGTGTATCATGGAGCAGTTGATGGCTACAGTCGCTGCATTACCTTCCTGAGATGTTGCACAGACAACCGAGCATCAACTGCCTTGCATCTTTTCCAGGGTGCCGTTGATGTATTTGGACTGCCACATCATGTCAGGGGCGATGCTGGTAGCGAGAACATTGATGTTGCACGGTTCATGATTGAAAATCGAGGAGCAAACAGAGGAAGTTTCATGGTTGGACGTAGTGTCCATAATCAAAGGATTGAAAGATTGTGGGCAGAAGTAAATAGGGTGGTGTCAGGATACTATAAAGACCTTTTCCTCTTTATGGAAAATTTCGGACTGTTAGACAGCATAGACCCTCTTCACATTACAGCACTTCACCATGTTTATCATCCAAGAATTAACAGATCTGTGGATGAGTTTGTGAGCCAGTGGAACAACCACAGCTTGAGGACAATGGAGAGTCGGTCCCCACTGCAACTGTGGACAATTGGAATGCTCCAACTTCCTCAGCATCAAAGGCTCCTCAATCGTGTGCCTGTGCAACCCCCTTATGCACACCAGTGGAATGTGGAGTTAAGGCCCATCAACCCCTTCACTGATGATGGAAATCATGGAATAGAACTTTTTGTCAGAGCATGTGAACTGCTTGAGAGATAG